The Primulina tabacum isolate GXHZ01 chromosome 1, ASM2559414v2, whole genome shotgun sequence genome contains the following window.
TGTCAATCACGTGATTGAAAAGCTTAAATTGATCGAACTTATATCTGCATTCTTCAGCTCTTTTTTTATAAGCTATCATCCCAATGGTCGGAAAAGATACATAACATAAACCTGTAGCGTTGGAATGATATGTTACTATCAGCTACAACTTCAGTAAATGTTCTTCAGCAAAGCatttaatgttctctttgctTGCACAGCTTTGAATCCCGTTCCTTGAAGTGTTGCTGCTGAGCATCATTTTACGTCAACTGTTATTAACATCAGAACTTGTAGGATGTATAAGTAATCTTTCTATTATGGAATCGTTACATTAATGCAGATCAATATCGGGACTGGTACAGGACATAGTTGACTTGTAATACTTTGATCAGCCGGTTGAAAGTCTTCTAATGATTGAAACTTCTTCAAGCTATAGGCCAACACCCGGTTGAAAGTTCAAGCGGTTGAGATCTAGACGGTTGAAATGGTTCATGTCAAAGAAGTTTGCAGCTGTTTCCTGAAACAGTTAGGTGTTGCTTTTATTTTGTCAACCACCAAAATTCTTAACAATTTAATATTAGATATATAAAGAtaactaaataaaaaatatcatataaacaaaattaGGTTAGCATGAGCAAATAACCAGCATCTCTtggcattttatttattttgacaagcTTTGGCATCTTTTTAACAAAGCGCGAATAGGAAATTTCCTTTTCTTTGGATCtcgtttttaaaaataaaaagtggATACCACCCGTCCGTCTCCGCCTCCGCCTCCGTCTCCGTCTCcgacaataataataataataatgataatgatatCGGACGGATTATTTTGCAAAGCTTGGAGATTTGTGTGGagaacattttattttattgtatccGTCCACCGTAACCACCACAATATTTTAAACCAAGAAAATCTCGGCACAGGCCACAGTGTTACGCTATCTGTGCTGAATATCATGGCAAGCCCAACACGTGTTTCCGTCTACTATCATGCTGTCACCGCCTTCCACACTATATATATACTCCTTCACCGTTAGCCTGGACGATATGTAATTCTCAAGAAACTTCTTCAATATCCATCTTTTTTTTCTGTTCTGTTCATCCAAGGTTGATCACCAAGTATGAGTCACCAGCAACCACGGAGGCCGGAAGCTGTCAAGTATGGAGACGTTTTCCACGTCTCCGGTCAGCTAGCTCGGACACCCATAGCACCACAGGACGCCGCTACCATTCAGGCCGCCGAGAACATGGTACTCGGTGAGGTCCCGAAGGGTGGTGTGGCGGCTACCATGCAATCAGCTGCCAGCTGGAATGAGCGACGCGGCGTGGTTGGTCACAATGACATTACTGACATCGTGAGCGATCAGGGAGCTGCCGTGTCACAAACCGATGTCGATGGCTGTCGCATCATAACAGAAGCCATTGGGGGACAGGTATAAATGATCTAGCCAATTATTCTTTAGCTCCCCATATATTATTATACGTGAATtcgtttttatttaaatgtaaaaTCTCTGCAGATTGTGGGACGATATGGGCAGCCAAGGGAAGTGACAAGGGCTAACCCAGATGTGGACCCTGACGCATGTACCatcggcgaagcactcgaggcCACAGCCATTTCCGCTGCATACAAACCAGTTGATGAAAGCGACGCCGCCGCAATACAGGCTGCGGAGGCTAGAGCTGCTGGGCTGGGCCATGTTGTGCCTGGCGGCTTAGGAGCAGAAGCAAAATCAGCCGCCGAACACAATGCCCGGATAGCCCGGGATGAGGGCAAAA
Protein-coding sequences here:
- the LOC142544425 gene encoding late embryogenesis abundant protein D-34-like, which produces MSHQQPRRPEAVKYGDVFHVSGQLARTPIAPQDAATIQAAENMVLGEVPKGGVAATMQSAASWNERRGVVGHNDITDIVSDQGAAVSQTDVDGCRIITEAIGGQIVGRYGQPREVTRANPDVDPDACTIGEALEATAISAAYKPVDESDAAAIQAAEARAAGLGHVVPGGLGAEAKSAAEHNARIARDEGKTTLEDVLTDATEKLTGDKAVTREDAQGVIQAEISNTPDMAAHPGGVAAFMAAAARLNQQK